In a single window of the Bufo gargarizans isolate SCDJY-AF-19 unplaced genomic scaffold, ASM1485885v1 original_scaffold_1801_pilon, whole genome shotgun sequence genome:
- the LOC122923678 gene encoding histone H3, translating into MARTKQTARKSTGGKAPRKQLATKAARKSAPATGGVKKPHRYRPGTVALREIRRYQKSTELLIRKLPFQRLVREIAQDFKTDLRFQSSAVMALQEASEAYLVGLFEDTNLCAIHAKRVTIMPKDIQLARRIRGERA; encoded by the coding sequence ATGGCCAGAACCAAGCAAACAGCACGTAAGTCCACCGGCGGGAAAGCTCCCCGCAAGCAGCTGGCCACTAAGGCCGCCAGGAAGAGCGCCCCCGCCACTGGCGGAGTCAAGAAGCCTCACCGCTACCGGCCCGGGACCGTCGCTCTCCGGGAGATCCGGCGCTACCAGAAGTCCACCGAGCTGCTCATCAGGAAGCTGCCCTTCCAGCGCCTGGTCAGAGAGATCGCCCAGGACTTCAAGACCGACCTTCGCTTCCAGAGCTCGGCCGTCATGGCCCTGCAGGAGGCCAGCGAGGCTTACCTGGTCGGGCTCTTCGAGGACACCAACCTCTGCGCCATCCACGCCAAGCGGGTCACCATCATGCCCAAGGATATCCAGCTGGCCCGCAGGATCCGTGGGGAGAGGGCTTAG
- the LOC122923663 gene encoding histone H1B-like translates to MAETAPAAAAAPPAEAAAKSKRQPKKSAAAGGAKKSKKPSGPSVSELLVTAVSASKERSGVSLAALKKALAAGGCDVEKNNSRIKVAIRALVTKGTLTQVKGSGASGSFKLNKKQQETKDKAAKKKPAAKKPAATAAKKPAKSPKKPKKAPAKSPKKTKKPAAAKKAAKSPKKPKAAPKPKKLAKSPAKKAAKPKAAKSPAKKAAKAKKSAAKK, encoded by the coding sequence ATGGCAGAGACCGCGCCAGCAGCCGCCGCCGCTCCTCCCGCCGAAGCGGCCGCCAAGTCCAAGAGGCAGCCGAAGAAATCCGCCGCTGCAGGGGGCGCCAAGAAAAGCAAGAAGCCGTCCGGTCCCAGCGTGTCCGAGCTCCTCGTCACAGCCGTGTCCGCCTCCAAGGAGCGCAGCGGGGTGTCTCTGGCCGCCCTGAAGAAGGCTCTGGCTGCAGGAGGATGCGATGTGGAGAAGAATAATAGCCGCATCAAGGTGGCCATCAGGGCTCTGGTCACCAAGGGGACCCTCACCCAGGTGAAGGGCAGCGGCGCCTCCGGCTCCTTCAAGCTCAACAagaagcagcaggagaccaagGACAAGGCGGCCAAGAAGAAGCCGGCAGCCAAGAAACCTGCAGCTACTGCGGCCAAGAAACCCGCTAAATCCCCGAAGAAGCCCAAGAAGGCTCCGGCCAAGAGCCCGAAAAAGACCAAGAAACCAGCCGCGGCCAAGAAAGCAGCCAAGAGCCCCAAGAAGCCGAAGGCTGCCCCCAAGCCCAAGAAGCTGGCCAAGAGTCCGGCTAAGAAGGCGGCCAAACCCAAGGCTGCCAAGAGTCCGGCTAAGAAAGCGGCGAAAGCCAAGAAGAGCGCGGCCAAGAAGTAA
- the LOC122923674 gene encoding histone H4 translates to MSGRGKGGKGLGKGGAKRHRKVLRDNIQGITKPAIRRLARRGGVKRISGLIYEETRGVLKVFLENVIRDAVTYTEHAKRKTVTAMDVVYALKRQGRTLYGFGG, encoded by the coding sequence ATGTCTGGTCGCGGTAAAGGAGGGAAAGGGCTCGGGAAAGGCGGCGCCAAGCGGCACAGGAAGGTGCTCCGCGATAACATCCAGGGCATCACCAAGCCTGCCATCCGCCGTCTAGCTCGCAGGGGAGGCGTCAAGCGCATCTCCGGCCTCATCTATGAGGAGACCCGCGGGGTGCTGAAAGTCTTCCTGGAGAACGTCATCCGGGACGCCGTCACCTACACCGAGCACGCCAAGAGGAAGACCGTCACCGCCATGGACGTGGTCTACGCGCTCAAGCGCCAGGGCCGCACTCTCTACGGCTTCGGGGGTTAA
- the LOC122923669 gene encoding histone H2B 1.1: MPEPAKSAPAPKKGSKKAVTKVQKKDGKKRRKSRKESYAIYVYKVLKQVHPDTGISSKAMGIMNSFVNDIFERIAGEASRLAHYNKRSTITSREIQTAVRLLLPGELAKHAVSEGTKAVTKYTSAK; encoded by the coding sequence ATGCCCGAGCCCGCCAAGTCCGCCCCAGCGCCCAAGAAGGGCTCCAAGAAAGCCGTCACCAAGGTCCAGAAGAAGGACGGCAAGAAGCGGAGGAAGAGCAGGAAGGAGAGCTATGCCATCTACGTCTACAAGGTGCTGAAGCAGGTGCACCCCGACACCGGCATCTCCTCCAAGGCCATGGGCATCATGAACTCCTTCGTCAACGACATCTTCGAGCGCATCGCAGGGGAAGCCTCCCGCCTGGCTCACTACAACAAGCGCTCCACCATCACCTCCCGGGAGATCCAGACCGCCGTGCGCCTGCTGCTGCCCGGAGAGCTGGCCAAGCACGCCGTCTCCGAGGGCACCAAGGCCGTCACCAAGTACACCAGCGCCAAGTGA
- the LOC122923662 gene encoding histone H1B-like, translating to MAETAPAAAAPPPAEAAAKSKRQPKKSAAAGGAKKSKKPSGPSVSELLVTAVSASKERSGVSLAALKKALAAGGCDVEKNNSRIKVAIRALVTKGTLTQVKGSGASGSFKLNKKQQETKDKAAKKKPATAKKPAATAAKKPAKSPKKPKKAPAKSPKKTKKPAAAKKAAKSPKKPKAAPKPKKLAKSPAKKAAKPKAAKSPAKKAAKAKKSAAKK from the coding sequence ATGGCAGAGACCGCGCCAGCAGCCGCCGCTCCTCCTCCCGCCGAAGCGGCCGCCAAGTCCAAGAGGCAGCCGAAGAAATCCGCCGCTGCAGGGGGCGCCAAGAAAAGCAAGAAGCCGTCCGGTCCCAGCGTGTCCGAGCTCCTCGTCACAGCCGTGTCCGCCTCCAAGGAGCGCAGCGGGGTGTCTCTGGCCGCCCTGAAGAAGGCTCTGGCTGCAGGAGGATGCGATGTGGAGAAGAATAATAGCCGCATCAAGGTGGCCATCAGGGCTCTGGTCACCAAGGGGACCCTCACCCAGGTGAAGGGCAGCGGCGCCTCCGGCTCCTTCAAGCTCAACAagaagcagcaggagaccaagGACAAGGCGGCCAAGAAGAAGCCGGCGACGGCCAAGAAACCTGCAGCTACTGCGGCCAAGAAACCCGCTAAATCCCCGAAGAAGCCCAAGAAGGCTCCGGCCAAGAGCCCGAAAAAGACCAAGAAACCAGCCGCGGCCAAGAAAGCAGCCAAGAGCCCCAAGAAGCCGAAGGCTGCCCCCAAGCCCAAGAAGCTGGCCAAGAGTCCGGCTAAGAAGGCGGCCAAACCCAAGGCTGCCAAGAGTCCGGCTAAGAAAGCGGCGAAAGCCAAGAAGAGCGCGGCCAAGAAGTAA
- the LOC122923677 gene encoding histone H4, which translates to MSGRGKGGKGLGKGGAKRHRKVLRDNIQGITKPAIRRLARRGGVKRISGLIYEETRGVLKVFLENVIRDAVTYTEHAKRKTVTAMDVVYALKRQGRTLYGFGG; encoded by the coding sequence ATGTCTGGTCGCGGTAAAGGAGGGAAAGGGCTCGGGAAAGGCGGCGCCAAGCGGCACAGGAAGGTGCTCCGTGATAACATCCAGGGCATCACCAAGCCTGCCATCCGCCGTCTAGCTCGCAGGGGAGGCGTCAAGCGCATCTCCGGCCTCATCTATGAGGAGACCCGCGGGGTGCTGAAAGTCTTCCTGGAGAACGTCATCCGGGACGCCGTCACCTACACCGAGCACGCCAAGAGGAAGACAGTCACCGCCATGGACGTGGTCTACGCGCTCAAGCGCCAGGGCCGCACTCTCTACGGCTTCGGGGGTTAA
- the LOC122923671 gene encoding histone H2B 1.1-like, whose product MPEPAKSTPAPKKGSKKAVTKVQKKDGKKRRKSRKESYAIYVYKVLKQVHPDTGISSKAMGIMNSFVNDIFERIAGEASRLAHYNKRSTITSREIQTAVRLLLPGELAKHAVSEGTKAVTKYTSAK is encoded by the coding sequence atgcccgagccCGCCAAGTCCACCCCAGCGCCCAAGAAGGGCTCCAAGAAAGCCGTCACCAAGGTGCAGAAGAAGGACGGCAAGAAGCGGAGGAAGAGCAGGAAGGAGAGCTATGCCATCTACGTCTACAAGGTGCTGAAGCAGGTGCACCCCGACACCGGCATCTCCTCCAAGGCCATGGGCATCATGAACTCCTTCGTCAACGACATCTTCGAGCGCATCGCAGGGGAAGCCTCCCGCCTGGCTCACTACAACAAGCGCTCCACCATCACCTCCCGGGAGATCCAGACCGCCGTGCGCCTGCTGCTGCCCGGAGAGCTGGCCAAGCACGCCGTCTCCGAGGGCACCAAGGCCGTCACCAAGTACACCAGCGCCAAGTGA
- the LOC122923668 gene encoding histone H2A type 1-like: protein MSGRGKQGGKVRAKAKTRSSRAGLQFPVGRVHRLLRKGNYAQRVGAGAPVYLAAVLEYLTAEILELAGNAARDNKKTRIIPRHLQLAVRNDEELNKLLGGVTIAQGGVLPNIQAVLLPKKTESSKPAKSK, encoded by the coding sequence ATGTCTGGACGCGGCAAACAAGGAGGCAAAGTGCGGGCTAAGGCCAAGACCCGCTCATCCCGGGCAGGGCTCCAGTTCCCGGTCGGCCGTGTGCACAGGCTCCTCCGCAAGGGCAACTACGCCCAGAGGGTGGGCGCCGGCGCTCCCGTCTACTTGGCCGCTGTGCTCGAGTATCTCACCGCCGAGATCCTGGAGCTGGCCGGCAATGCCGCCCGCGACAACAAGAAGACCCGCATCATCCCCCGTCACCTGCAGCTGGCCGTGCGCAACGACGAGGAGCTCAACAAGCTGCTGGGCGGAGTCACCATCGCCCAGGGCGGCGTCCTGCCCAACATCCAGGCCGTGCTGCTGCCCAAGAAGACCGAGAGCAGCAAGCCGGCCAAGAGCAAGTGA